The following are encoded in a window of Thermoanaerobacter ethanolicus JW 200 genomic DNA:
- a CDS encoding methyl-accepting chemotaxis protein, with the protein MTYFASRNTVVPYVEAFIVTVVIAVLLHWIMFEKSMILAVEKMKEAIEGIAKGDLTKKIDIKGDDEFETLAKSLNSFLNNFKRLVTESQQTAEQTVVGSKKLTHEIDNVTNAAKEIAAALEEIAKGAEEQAEAAQQTAKDANQAFEFNKEIKSKFNETKDLSFEMGKVIKENEAIMTELMKRIEESANKNKELIKEVLDLRERANKITDIIGMVNKIADQTNLLALNAAIEAARAGEQGKGFAVVAQEVRNLAEQSASAAGEIVLLTKNIQEKIKEVSGKLEQEIQNALENLSYTNTAKEKIENVVKSSSRVIEAIMSVDNLVNSQYDKIKEIKELNHKIAAVTQQTAANTQETLASTQEQVSSMEELKKMMGKLNNFAEKLQTLVKKFSSTVKLTQEQKRKIEEAKKILQRIIEENKEQLFGNRAKEIVMEIIKKYPSFELVFSILNNGDIKAISMEVGISNVYHRSWFQRAIEGEITVTEPYISLATNEICTTIAIPVYNSEKKIMGVFGGDVQLGK; encoded by the coding sequence GTGACCTATTTTGCAAGTAGAAATACAGTTGTGCCTTATGTAGAGGCTTTTATTGTAACAGTTGTTATAGCTGTTTTACTTCATTGGATAATGTTCGAAAAAAGTATGATTTTAGCAGTTGAAAAAATGAAGGAAGCCATTGAGGGAATAGCAAAAGGGGATTTGACGAAAAAAATTGACATAAAAGGTGATGATGAATTTGAAACGTTAGCTAAATCTCTAAATAGCTTTTTGAATAACTTTAAAAGATTAGTTACAGAATCTCAACAAACTGCGGAACAAACAGTTGTTGGGTCAAAAAAATTAACACATGAGATTGATAACGTTACCAATGCTGCAAAAGAGATTGCTGCTGCTTTAGAAGAAATTGCAAAGGGGGCAGAAGAGCAAGCAGAAGCTGCTCAGCAAACTGCCAAGGATGCTAATCAAGCTTTTGAGTTTAATAAAGAGATTAAAAGTAAATTTAATGAAACTAAAGATTTAAGCTTTGAGATGGGAAAAGTAATAAAAGAAAATGAAGCGATTATGACTGAATTGATGAAAAGGATAGAAGAAAGTGCTAACAAGAATAAGGAATTAATTAAAGAAGTATTGGATTTAAGAGAAAGAGCAAATAAGATAACAGATATAATTGGAATGGTGAATAAAATTGCAGATCAAACAAACTTATTAGCTTTAAATGCTGCAATAGAGGCAGCAAGAGCAGGAGAACAAGGAAAAGGCTTTGCTGTGGTAGCACAGGAAGTGAGAAATCTTGCAGAGCAGTCTGCTTCTGCTGCGGGAGAAATAGTTTTACTGACTAAAAACATTCAAGAAAAAATTAAAGAAGTTTCGGGGAAATTGGAACAAGAAATTCAAAACGCGTTAGAAAATTTGTCTTATACAAATACTGCAAAAGAAAAGATAGAAAATGTAGTAAAATCTAGTAGCAGAGTTATAGAGGCGATTATGTCTGTAGACAACTTAGTAAACTCTCAATACGATAAAATTAAAGAAATTAAAGAACTCAATCACAAGATTGCAGCGGTTACACAACAAACTGCAGCAAATACCCAGGAGACATTAGCTTCTACTCAAGAACAAGTTTCTTCAATGGAAGAATTAAAAAAAATGATGGGAAAATTAAATAACTTTGCAGAAAAATTGCAGACATTAGTTAAAAAATTTTCTAGCACAGTAAAACTTACACAAGAGCAAAAAAGAAAAATTGAAGAGGCTAAAAAGATACTTCAGAGAATAATAGAAGAAAACAAGGAACAGCTGTTTGGGAATAGAGCAAAAGAGATAGTCATGGAAATAATAAAGAAATATCCAAGTTTTGAGTTGGTATTTTCTATTCTAAATAATGGAGATATAAAGGCTATTTCAATGGAAGTAGGAATTTCTAATGTATATCACAGGTCTTGGTTTCAACGGGCTATTGAAGGGGAAATAACAGTGACAGAGCCTTACATTTCTTTAGCGACAAACGAAATTTGTACTACAATTGCAATTCCTGTTTACAATTCAGAGAAGAAAATAATGGGAGTTTTTGGAGGGGATGTACAATTAGGTAAATAA